The following are encoded in a window of Flavobacterium sp. WC2421 genomic DNA:
- a CDS encoding GNAT family N-acetyltransferase, whose product MEIKDNTFARQFETTLDQGLISVEYSFQEKKIFLTKINTPDQFENEEFIAQFLSEIMAIAIERKLKVVPILPKIVVFFKKNPEYKELLPPGIRL is encoded by the coding sequence ATGGAAATCAAAGACAATACATTTGCAAGACAATTTGAAACTACGCTAGACCAAGGATTGATTTCCGTAGAATATTCCTTTCAAGAGAAAAAAATATTTTTAACAAAAATAAACACTCCTGATCAATTTGAAAACGAAGAATTTATTGCGCAATTTCTTTCAGAAATTATGGCAATTGCTATTGAACGAAAATTAAAAGTCGTTCCCATTCTTCCTAAAATAGTTGTTTTTTTCAAGAAAAACCCTGAATACAAAGAGTTACTTCCCCCAGGAATTAGACTATAA